One genomic window of Rhinolophus ferrumequinum isolate MPI-CBG mRhiFer1 chromosome 23, mRhiFer1_v1.p, whole genome shotgun sequence includes the following:
- the STX16 gene encoding syntaxin-16 isoform X3, which yields MATRRLTDAFLLLRNNSIQNRQLLAEQELDELADDRMALVSGISLDPEAAIGVTKLSPPKWVDGVAEIQYDVGRIKQKMKELASLHDRHLNRPTLDDSSDQEHAIEITTQEITQLFHRCQRAVQALPSRARRACSEPEERLLRNVGAALAQAVQELSVSFRCAQSAYLRRLKNREERSQHFFDTSVPLMDDGDDNTLYDRGFTDDQLVLVEQNTLMVEEREREIRQIVQSISDLNEIFRDLGAMIVEQGTVLDRIDYNVEQSCIKTEDGLKQLHKCTAEIPSNGAGAPADHEPCLGKSPGWLPSLSLRLLRLPQPTLESTGPARRMFPAHLPSSLFYGPHEYWGMKSSFSLKGKRRGELSMYTLGLMCCPVCNVRNHML from the exons ATGGCCACCAGGCGTTTAACCGACGCTTTCTTGTTGTTGCGGAATAATTCCATCCAAAACCGGCAGCTGTTAGCCGAGCAA GAGCTGGATGAG CTTGCTGATGATCGTATGGCTCTGGTGTCAGGCATTAGCTTAGACCCAGAAGCAGCCATTGGTGTGACCAAACTGTCACCTCCGAAATGGGTGGATGGAGTGGCTGAA ATCCAGTACGATGTTGGCCGGATTAAGCAGAAGATGAAGGAATTAGCCAGTCTTCATGACCGGCATTTGAACAGACCCACCCTGGATGACAGCAGTGACCAGGAGCACGCCATTGAAATAACCACGCAGGAGATCACTCAG CTCTTCCACAGGTGCCAGCGTGCAGTGCAGGCGCTGCCCAGCCGGGCCCGCCGGGCATGCTCAGAGCCGGAGGAACGGCTGCTCCGCAACGTGGGGGCCGCCCTGGCCCAGGCTGTGCAGGAGCTGTCGGTCAGCTTCCGGTGCGCGCAGTCCGCCTACCTCCGAC GCCTGAAGAATCGAGAGGAAAGATCCCAGCATTTTTTTGATACATCAGTACCACTAATGGACGATGGAGACGATAATACTCTTTATGATCGG GGTTTTACAGATGACCAGCTAGTGCTGGTGGAACAGAACACACTGATGGTGGAGGAGAGGGAGCGGGAGATTCGCCAGATCGTGCAGTCTATTTCTGAcctcaatgaaatatttagggaCTTAGGAGCCATGATTGTAGAACAG GGTACAGTCCTTGATAGAATTGACTATAATGTTGAACAGTCCTGTATCAAAACTGAAGATGGCTTGAAACAGCTTCACAAG TGCACTGCAGAAATCCCCAGCAACGGTGCAGGCGCCCCAGCAGATCACGAACCCTGTCTTGGTAAGTCCCCAGGCTGGCTGCCGTCCCTGTCTCTCCGTCTCCTCAGATTGCCACAGCCCACCCTGGAGAGCACTGGTCCCGCCAGACGAATGTTTCCCGCTCACCTCCCATCCTCCCTTTTCTATGGCCCCCACGAGTATTGGGGAATGAAAAGTAGCTTCTCATTGAAAGGAAAACGAAGAGGGGAACTCTCGATGTATACACTAGGTCTCATGTGCTGCCCAGTTTGTAATGTAAGAAATCACATGTTATAA
- the STX16 gene encoding syntaxin-16 isoform X4 has translation MATRRLTDAFLLLRNNSIQNRQLLAEQLADDRMALVSGISLDPEAAIGVTKLSPPKWVDGVAEIQYDVGRIKQKMKELASLHDRHLNRPTLDDSSDQEHAIEITTQEITQLFHRCQRAVQALPSRARRACSEPEERLLRNVGAALAQAVQELSVSFRCAQSAYLRRLKNREERSQHFFDTSVPLMDDGDDNTLYDRGFTDDQLVLVEQNTLMVEEREREIRQIVQSISDLNEIFRDLGAMIVEQGTVLDRIDYNVEQSCIKTEDGLKQLHKCTAEIPSNGAGAPADHEPCLGKSPGWLPSLSLRLLRLPQPTLESTGPARRMFPAHLPSSLFYGPHEYWGMKSSFSLKGKRRGELSMYTLGLMCCPVCNVRNHML, from the exons ATGGCCACCAGGCGTTTAACCGACGCTTTCTTGTTGTTGCGGAATAATTCCATCCAAAACCGGCAGCTGTTAGCCGAGCAA CTTGCTGATGATCGTATGGCTCTGGTGTCAGGCATTAGCTTAGACCCAGAAGCAGCCATTGGTGTGACCAAACTGTCACCTCCGAAATGGGTGGATGGAGTGGCTGAA ATCCAGTACGATGTTGGCCGGATTAAGCAGAAGATGAAGGAATTAGCCAGTCTTCATGACCGGCATTTGAACAGACCCACCCTGGATGACAGCAGTGACCAGGAGCACGCCATTGAAATAACCACGCAGGAGATCACTCAG CTCTTCCACAGGTGCCAGCGTGCAGTGCAGGCGCTGCCCAGCCGGGCCCGCCGGGCATGCTCAGAGCCGGAGGAACGGCTGCTCCGCAACGTGGGGGCCGCCCTGGCCCAGGCTGTGCAGGAGCTGTCGGTCAGCTTCCGGTGCGCGCAGTCCGCCTACCTCCGAC GCCTGAAGAATCGAGAGGAAAGATCCCAGCATTTTTTTGATACATCAGTACCACTAATGGACGATGGAGACGATAATACTCTTTATGATCGG GGTTTTACAGATGACCAGCTAGTGCTGGTGGAACAGAACACACTGATGGTGGAGGAGAGGGAGCGGGAGATTCGCCAGATCGTGCAGTCTATTTCTGAcctcaatgaaatatttagggaCTTAGGAGCCATGATTGTAGAACAG GGTACAGTCCTTGATAGAATTGACTATAATGTTGAACAGTCCTGTATCAAAACTGAAGATGGCTTGAAACAGCTTCACAAG TGCACTGCAGAAATCCCCAGCAACGGTGCAGGCGCCCCAGCAGATCACGAACCCTGTCTTGGTAAGTCCCCAGGCTGGCTGCCGTCCCTGTCTCTCCGTCTCCTCAGATTGCCACAGCCCACCCTGGAGAGCACTGGTCCCGCCAGACGAATGTTTCCCGCTCACCTCCCATCCTCCCTTTTCTATGGCCCCCACGAGTATTGGGGAATGAAAAGTAGCTTCTCATTGAAAGGAAAACGAAGAGGGGAACTCTCGATGTATACACTAGGTCTCATGTGCTGCCCAGTTTGTAATGTAAGAAATCACATGTTATAA
- the STX16 gene encoding syntaxin-16 isoform X10: protein MATRRLTDAFLLLRNNSIQNRQLLAEQVSSHTTSSPLHSRSIAAELDELADDRMALVSGISLDPEAAIGVTKLSPPKWVDGVAEIQYDVGRIKQKMKELASLHDRHLNRPTLDDSSDQEHAIEITTQEITQLFHRCQRAVQALPSRARRACSEPEERLLRNVGAALAQAVQELSVSFRCAQSAYLRRLKNREERSQHFFDTSVPLMDDGDDNTLYDRGFTDDQLVLVEQNTLMVEEREREIRQIVQSISDLNEIFRDLGAMIVEQGTVLDRIDYNVEQSCIKTEDGLKQLHKCTAEIPSNGAGAPADHEPCLEEKQER from the exons ATGGCCACCAGGCGTTTAACCGACGCTTTCTTGTTGTTGCGGAATAATTCCATCCAAAACCGGCAGCTGTTAGCCGAGCAAGTGAGTAGTCACACCACCTCCAGCCCTCTGCATTCACGTAGCATTGCTGCG GAGCTGGATGAG CTTGCTGATGATCGTATGGCTCTGGTGTCAGGCATTAGCTTAGACCCAGAAGCAGCCATTGGTGTGACCAAACTGTCACCTCCGAAATGGGTGGATGGAGTGGCTGAA ATCCAGTACGATGTTGGCCGGATTAAGCAGAAGATGAAGGAATTAGCCAGTCTTCATGACCGGCATTTGAACAGACCCACCCTGGATGACAGCAGTGACCAGGAGCACGCCATTGAAATAACCACGCAGGAGATCACTCAG CTCTTCCACAGGTGCCAGCGTGCAGTGCAGGCGCTGCCCAGCCGGGCCCGCCGGGCATGCTCAGAGCCGGAGGAACGGCTGCTCCGCAACGTGGGGGCCGCCCTGGCCCAGGCTGTGCAGGAGCTGTCGGTCAGCTTCCGGTGCGCGCAGTCCGCCTACCTCCGAC GCCTGAAGAATCGAGAGGAAAGATCCCAGCATTTTTTTGATACATCAGTACCACTAATGGACGATGGAGACGATAATACTCTTTATGATCGG GGTTTTACAGATGACCAGCTAGTGCTGGTGGAACAGAACACACTGATGGTGGAGGAGAGGGAGCGGGAGATTCGCCAGATCGTGCAGTCTATTTCTGAcctcaatgaaatatttagggaCTTAGGAGCCATGATTGTAGAACAG GGTACAGTCCTTGATAGAATTGACTATAATGTTGAACAGTCCTGTATCAAAACTGAAGATGGCTTGAAACAGCTTCACAAG TGCACTGCAGAAATCCCCAGCAACGGTGCAGGCGCCCCAGCAGATCACGAACCCTGTCTTG aagagaaacaagaaagataa
- the STX16 gene encoding syntaxin-16 isoform X1 — translation MATRRLTDAFLLLRNNSIQNRQLLAEQVSSHTTSSPLHSRSIAAELDELADDRMALVSGISLDPEAAIGVTKLSPPKWVDGVAEIQYDVGRIKQKMKELASLHDRHLNRPTLDDSSDQEHAIEITTQEITQLFHRCQRAVQALPSRARRACSEPEERLLRNVGAALAQAVQELSVSFRCAQSAYLRRLKNREERSQHFFDTSVPLMDDGDDNTLYDRGFTDDQLVLVEQNTLMVEEREREIRQIVQSISDLNEIFRDLGAMIVEQGTVLDRIDYNVEQSCIKTEDGLKQLHKCTAEIPSNGAGAPADHEPCLGKSPGWLPSLSLRLLRLPQPTLESTGPARRMFPAHLPSSLFYGPHEYWGMKSSFSLKGKRRGELSMYTLGLMCCPVCNVRNHML, via the exons ATGGCCACCAGGCGTTTAACCGACGCTTTCTTGTTGTTGCGGAATAATTCCATCCAAAACCGGCAGCTGTTAGCCGAGCAAGTGAGTAGTCACACCACCTCCAGCCCTCTGCATTCACGTAGCATTGCTGCG GAGCTGGATGAG CTTGCTGATGATCGTATGGCTCTGGTGTCAGGCATTAGCTTAGACCCAGAAGCAGCCATTGGTGTGACCAAACTGTCACCTCCGAAATGGGTGGATGGAGTGGCTGAA ATCCAGTACGATGTTGGCCGGATTAAGCAGAAGATGAAGGAATTAGCCAGTCTTCATGACCGGCATTTGAACAGACCCACCCTGGATGACAGCAGTGACCAGGAGCACGCCATTGAAATAACCACGCAGGAGATCACTCAG CTCTTCCACAGGTGCCAGCGTGCAGTGCAGGCGCTGCCCAGCCGGGCCCGCCGGGCATGCTCAGAGCCGGAGGAACGGCTGCTCCGCAACGTGGGGGCCGCCCTGGCCCAGGCTGTGCAGGAGCTGTCGGTCAGCTTCCGGTGCGCGCAGTCCGCCTACCTCCGAC GCCTGAAGAATCGAGAGGAAAGATCCCAGCATTTTTTTGATACATCAGTACCACTAATGGACGATGGAGACGATAATACTCTTTATGATCGG GGTTTTACAGATGACCAGCTAGTGCTGGTGGAACAGAACACACTGATGGTGGAGGAGAGGGAGCGGGAGATTCGCCAGATCGTGCAGTCTATTTCTGAcctcaatgaaatatttagggaCTTAGGAGCCATGATTGTAGAACAG GGTACAGTCCTTGATAGAATTGACTATAATGTTGAACAGTCCTGTATCAAAACTGAAGATGGCTTGAAACAGCTTCACAAG TGCACTGCAGAAATCCCCAGCAACGGTGCAGGCGCCCCAGCAGATCACGAACCCTGTCTTGGTAAGTCCCCAGGCTGGCTGCCGTCCCTGTCTCTCCGTCTCCTCAGATTGCCACAGCCCACCCTGGAGAGCACTGGTCCCGCCAGACGAATGTTTCCCGCTCACCTCCCATCCTCCCTTTTCTATGGCCCCCACGAGTATTGGGGAATGAAAAGTAGCTTCTCATTGAAAGGAAAACGAAGAGGGGAACTCTCGATGTATACACTAGGTCTCATGTGCTGCCCAGTTTGTAATGTAAGAAATCACATGTTATAA
- the STX16 gene encoding syntaxin-16 isoform X5 — MLADDRMALVSGISLDPEAAIGVTKLSPPKWVDGVAEIQYDVGRIKQKMKELASLHDRHLNRPTLDDSSDQEHAIEITTQEITQLFHRCQRAVQALPSRARRACSEPEERLLRNVGAALAQAVQELSVSFRCAQSAYLRRLKNREERSQHFFDTSVPLMDDGDDNTLYDRGFTDDQLVLVEQNTLMVEEREREIRQIVQSISDLNEIFRDLGAMIVEQGTVLDRIDYNVEQSCIKTEDGLKQLHKCTAEIPSNGAGAPADHEPCLGKSPGWLPSLSLRLLRLPQPTLESTGPARRMFPAHLPSSLFYGPHEYWGMKSSFSLKGKRRGELSMYTLGLMCCPVCNVRNHML, encoded by the exons ATG CTTGCTGATGATCGTATGGCTCTGGTGTCAGGCATTAGCTTAGACCCAGAAGCAGCCATTGGTGTGACCAAACTGTCACCTCCGAAATGGGTGGATGGAGTGGCTGAA ATCCAGTACGATGTTGGCCGGATTAAGCAGAAGATGAAGGAATTAGCCAGTCTTCATGACCGGCATTTGAACAGACCCACCCTGGATGACAGCAGTGACCAGGAGCACGCCATTGAAATAACCACGCAGGAGATCACTCAG CTCTTCCACAGGTGCCAGCGTGCAGTGCAGGCGCTGCCCAGCCGGGCCCGCCGGGCATGCTCAGAGCCGGAGGAACGGCTGCTCCGCAACGTGGGGGCCGCCCTGGCCCAGGCTGTGCAGGAGCTGTCGGTCAGCTTCCGGTGCGCGCAGTCCGCCTACCTCCGAC GCCTGAAGAATCGAGAGGAAAGATCCCAGCATTTTTTTGATACATCAGTACCACTAATGGACGATGGAGACGATAATACTCTTTATGATCGG GGTTTTACAGATGACCAGCTAGTGCTGGTGGAACAGAACACACTGATGGTGGAGGAGAGGGAGCGGGAGATTCGCCAGATCGTGCAGTCTATTTCTGAcctcaatgaaatatttagggaCTTAGGAGCCATGATTGTAGAACAG GGTACAGTCCTTGATAGAATTGACTATAATGTTGAACAGTCCTGTATCAAAACTGAAGATGGCTTGAAACAGCTTCACAAG TGCACTGCAGAAATCCCCAGCAACGGTGCAGGCGCCCCAGCAGATCACGAACCCTGTCTTGGTAAGTCCCCAGGCTGGCTGCCGTCCCTGTCTCTCCGTCTCCTCAGATTGCCACAGCCCACCCTGGAGAGCACTGGTCCCGCCAGACGAATGTTTCCCGCTCACCTCCCATCCTCCCTTTTCTATGGCCCCCACGAGTATTGGGGAATGAAAAGTAGCTTCTCATTGAAAGGAAAACGAAGAGGGGAACTCTCGATGTATACACTAGGTCTCATGTGCTGCCCAGTTTGTAATGTAAGAAATCACATGTTATAA
- the STX16 gene encoding syntaxin-16 isoform X2, with product MATRRLTDAFLLLRNNSIQNRQLLAEQVSSHTTSSPLHSRSIAALADDRMALVSGISLDPEAAIGVTKLSPPKWVDGVAEIQYDVGRIKQKMKELASLHDRHLNRPTLDDSSDQEHAIEITTQEITQLFHRCQRAVQALPSRARRACSEPEERLLRNVGAALAQAVQELSVSFRCAQSAYLRRLKNREERSQHFFDTSVPLMDDGDDNTLYDRGFTDDQLVLVEQNTLMVEEREREIRQIVQSISDLNEIFRDLGAMIVEQGTVLDRIDYNVEQSCIKTEDGLKQLHKCTAEIPSNGAGAPADHEPCLGKSPGWLPSLSLRLLRLPQPTLESTGPARRMFPAHLPSSLFYGPHEYWGMKSSFSLKGKRRGELSMYTLGLMCCPVCNVRNHML from the exons ATGGCCACCAGGCGTTTAACCGACGCTTTCTTGTTGTTGCGGAATAATTCCATCCAAAACCGGCAGCTGTTAGCCGAGCAAGTGAGTAGTCACACCACCTCCAGCCCTCTGCATTCACGTAGCATTGCTGCG CTTGCTGATGATCGTATGGCTCTGGTGTCAGGCATTAGCTTAGACCCAGAAGCAGCCATTGGTGTGACCAAACTGTCACCTCCGAAATGGGTGGATGGAGTGGCTGAA ATCCAGTACGATGTTGGCCGGATTAAGCAGAAGATGAAGGAATTAGCCAGTCTTCATGACCGGCATTTGAACAGACCCACCCTGGATGACAGCAGTGACCAGGAGCACGCCATTGAAATAACCACGCAGGAGATCACTCAG CTCTTCCACAGGTGCCAGCGTGCAGTGCAGGCGCTGCCCAGCCGGGCCCGCCGGGCATGCTCAGAGCCGGAGGAACGGCTGCTCCGCAACGTGGGGGCCGCCCTGGCCCAGGCTGTGCAGGAGCTGTCGGTCAGCTTCCGGTGCGCGCAGTCCGCCTACCTCCGAC GCCTGAAGAATCGAGAGGAAAGATCCCAGCATTTTTTTGATACATCAGTACCACTAATGGACGATGGAGACGATAATACTCTTTATGATCGG GGTTTTACAGATGACCAGCTAGTGCTGGTGGAACAGAACACACTGATGGTGGAGGAGAGGGAGCGGGAGATTCGCCAGATCGTGCAGTCTATTTCTGAcctcaatgaaatatttagggaCTTAGGAGCCATGATTGTAGAACAG GGTACAGTCCTTGATAGAATTGACTATAATGTTGAACAGTCCTGTATCAAAACTGAAGATGGCTTGAAACAGCTTCACAAG TGCACTGCAGAAATCCCCAGCAACGGTGCAGGCGCCCCAGCAGATCACGAACCCTGTCTTGGTAAGTCCCCAGGCTGGCTGCCGTCCCTGTCTCTCCGTCTCCTCAGATTGCCACAGCCCACCCTGGAGAGCACTGGTCCCGCCAGACGAATGTTTCCCGCTCACCTCCCATCCTCCCTTTTCTATGGCCCCCACGAGTATTGGGGAATGAAAAGTAGCTTCTCATTGAAAGGAAAACGAAGAGGGGAACTCTCGATGTATACACTAGGTCTCATGTGCTGCCCAGTTTGTAATGTAAGAAATCACATGTTATAA
- the STX16 gene encoding syntaxin-16 isoform X6, with the protein MATRRLTDAFLLLRNNSIQNRQLLAEQVSSHTTSSPLHSRSIAAELDELADDRMALVSGISLDPEAAIGVTKLSPPKWVDGVAEIQYDVGRIKQKMKELASLHDRHLNRPTLDDSSDQEHAIEITTQEITQLFHRCQRAVQALPSRARRACSEPEERLLRNVGAALAQAVQELSVSFRCAQSAYLRRLKNREERSQHFFDTSVPLMDDGDDNTLYDRGFTDDQLVLVEQNTLMVEEREREIRQIVQSISDLNEIFRDLGAMIVEQGTVLDRIDYNVEQSCIKTEDGLKQLHKCTAEIPSNGAGAPADHEPCLGGNMPTVKRHCSLRVQQVTSLGR; encoded by the exons ATGGCCACCAGGCGTTTAACCGACGCTTTCTTGTTGTTGCGGAATAATTCCATCCAAAACCGGCAGCTGTTAGCCGAGCAAGTGAGTAGTCACACCACCTCCAGCCCTCTGCATTCACGTAGCATTGCTGCG GAGCTGGATGAG CTTGCTGATGATCGTATGGCTCTGGTGTCAGGCATTAGCTTAGACCCAGAAGCAGCCATTGGTGTGACCAAACTGTCACCTCCGAAATGGGTGGATGGAGTGGCTGAA ATCCAGTACGATGTTGGCCGGATTAAGCAGAAGATGAAGGAATTAGCCAGTCTTCATGACCGGCATTTGAACAGACCCACCCTGGATGACAGCAGTGACCAGGAGCACGCCATTGAAATAACCACGCAGGAGATCACTCAG CTCTTCCACAGGTGCCAGCGTGCAGTGCAGGCGCTGCCCAGCCGGGCCCGCCGGGCATGCTCAGAGCCGGAGGAACGGCTGCTCCGCAACGTGGGGGCCGCCCTGGCCCAGGCTGTGCAGGAGCTGTCGGTCAGCTTCCGGTGCGCGCAGTCCGCCTACCTCCGAC GCCTGAAGAATCGAGAGGAAAGATCCCAGCATTTTTTTGATACATCAGTACCACTAATGGACGATGGAGACGATAATACTCTTTATGATCGG GGTTTTACAGATGACCAGCTAGTGCTGGTGGAACAGAACACACTGATGGTGGAGGAGAGGGAGCGGGAGATTCGCCAGATCGTGCAGTCTATTTCTGAcctcaatgaaatatttagggaCTTAGGAGCCATGATTGTAGAACAG GGTACAGTCCTTGATAGAATTGACTATAATGTTGAACAGTCCTGTATCAAAACTGAAGATGGCTTGAAACAGCTTCACAAG TGCACTGCAGAAATCCCCAGCAACGGTGCAGGCGCCCCAGCAGATCACGAACCCTGTCTTG ggggaaatatgCCTACCGTGAAGAGACATTGCAGCCTCCGCGTACAGCAAGTCACCAGCCTTGGCAGGTGA
- the STX16 gene encoding syntaxin-16 isoform X8 encodes MATRRLTDAFLLLRNNSIQNRQLLAEQVSSHTTSSPLHSRSIAALADDRMALVSGISLDPEAAIGVTKLSPPKWVDGVAEIQYDVGRIKQKMKELASLHDRHLNRPTLDDSSDQEHAIEITTQEITQLFHRCQRAVQALPSRARRACSEPEERLLRNVGAALAQAVQELSVSFRCAQSAYLRRLKNREERSQHFFDTSVPLMDDGDDNTLYDRGFTDDQLVLVEQNTLMVEEREREIRQIVQSISDLNEIFRDLGAMIVEQGTVLDRIDYNVEQSCIKTEDGLKQLHKAEQYQKKNRKMLVILILFVIIIVLIVVLVGVKSR; translated from the exons ATGGCCACCAGGCGTTTAACCGACGCTTTCTTGTTGTTGCGGAATAATTCCATCCAAAACCGGCAGCTGTTAGCCGAGCAAGTGAGTAGTCACACCACCTCCAGCCCTCTGCATTCACGTAGCATTGCTGCG CTTGCTGATGATCGTATGGCTCTGGTGTCAGGCATTAGCTTAGACCCAGAAGCAGCCATTGGTGTGACCAAACTGTCACCTCCGAAATGGGTGGATGGAGTGGCTGAA ATCCAGTACGATGTTGGCCGGATTAAGCAGAAGATGAAGGAATTAGCCAGTCTTCATGACCGGCATTTGAACAGACCCACCCTGGATGACAGCAGTGACCAGGAGCACGCCATTGAAATAACCACGCAGGAGATCACTCAG CTCTTCCACAGGTGCCAGCGTGCAGTGCAGGCGCTGCCCAGCCGGGCCCGCCGGGCATGCTCAGAGCCGGAGGAACGGCTGCTCCGCAACGTGGGGGCCGCCCTGGCCCAGGCTGTGCAGGAGCTGTCGGTCAGCTTCCGGTGCGCGCAGTCCGCCTACCTCCGAC GCCTGAAGAATCGAGAGGAAAGATCCCAGCATTTTTTTGATACATCAGTACCACTAATGGACGATGGAGACGATAATACTCTTTATGATCGG GGTTTTACAGATGACCAGCTAGTGCTGGTGGAACAGAACACACTGATGGTGGAGGAGAGGGAGCGGGAGATTCGCCAGATCGTGCAGTCTATTTCTGAcctcaatgaaatatttagggaCTTAGGAGCCATGATTGTAGAACAG GGTACAGTCCTTGATAGAATTGACTATAATGTTGAACAGTCCTGTATCAAAACTGAAGATGGCTTGAAACAGCTTCACAAG GCAGAGCAGTATCAAAAGAAGAATCGGAAGATGCTCgtgattttaatattatttgtcaTCATTATTGTCCTCATTGTTGTCCTGGTCGGCGTGAAGTCTCGCTGA
- the STX16 gene encoding syntaxin-16 isoform X7, whose translation MATRRLTDAFLLLRNNSIQNRQLLAEQVSSHTTSSPLHSRSIAAELDELADDRMALVSGISLDPEAAIGVTKLSPPKWVDGVAEIQYDVGRIKQKMKELASLHDRHLNRPTLDDSSDQEHAIEITTQEITQLFHRCQRAVQALPSRARRACSEPEERLLRNVGAALAQAVQELSVSFRCAQSAYLRRLKNREERSQHFFDTSVPLMDDGDDNTLYDRGFTDDQLVLVEQNTLMVEEREREIRQIVQSISDLNEIFRDLGAMIVEQGTVLDRIDYNVEQSCIKTEDGLKQLHKAEQYQKKNRKMLVILILFVIIIVLIVVLVGVKSR comes from the exons ATGGCCACCAGGCGTTTAACCGACGCTTTCTTGTTGTTGCGGAATAATTCCATCCAAAACCGGCAGCTGTTAGCCGAGCAAGTGAGTAGTCACACCACCTCCAGCCCTCTGCATTCACGTAGCATTGCTGCG GAGCTGGATGAG CTTGCTGATGATCGTATGGCTCTGGTGTCAGGCATTAGCTTAGACCCAGAAGCAGCCATTGGTGTGACCAAACTGTCACCTCCGAAATGGGTGGATGGAGTGGCTGAA ATCCAGTACGATGTTGGCCGGATTAAGCAGAAGATGAAGGAATTAGCCAGTCTTCATGACCGGCATTTGAACAGACCCACCCTGGATGACAGCAGTGACCAGGAGCACGCCATTGAAATAACCACGCAGGAGATCACTCAG CTCTTCCACAGGTGCCAGCGTGCAGTGCAGGCGCTGCCCAGCCGGGCCCGCCGGGCATGCTCAGAGCCGGAGGAACGGCTGCTCCGCAACGTGGGGGCCGCCCTGGCCCAGGCTGTGCAGGAGCTGTCGGTCAGCTTCCGGTGCGCGCAGTCCGCCTACCTCCGAC GCCTGAAGAATCGAGAGGAAAGATCCCAGCATTTTTTTGATACATCAGTACCACTAATGGACGATGGAGACGATAATACTCTTTATGATCGG GGTTTTACAGATGACCAGCTAGTGCTGGTGGAACAGAACACACTGATGGTGGAGGAGAGGGAGCGGGAGATTCGCCAGATCGTGCAGTCTATTTCTGAcctcaatgaaatatttagggaCTTAGGAGCCATGATTGTAGAACAG GGTACAGTCCTTGATAGAATTGACTATAATGTTGAACAGTCCTGTATCAAAACTGAAGATGGCTTGAAACAGCTTCACAAG GCAGAGCAGTATCAAAAGAAGAATCGGAAGATGCTCgtgattttaatattatttgtcaTCATTATTGTCCTCATTGTTGTCCTGGTCGGCGTGAAGTCTCGCTGA
- the STX16 gene encoding syntaxin-16 isoform X9: MATRRLTDAFLLLRNNSIQNRQLLAEQVSSHTTSSPLHSRSIAAELDELADDRMALVSGISLDPEAAIGVTKLSPPKWVDGVAEIQYDVGRIKQKMKELASLHDRHLNRPTLDDSSDQEHAIEITTQEITQLFHRCQRAVQALPSRARRACSEPEERLLRNVGAALAQAVQELSVSFRCAQSAYLRRLKNREERSQHFFDTSVPLMDDGDDNTLYDRGFTDDQLVLVEQNTLMVEEREREIRQIVQSISDLNEIFRDLGAMIVEQGTVLDRIDYNVEQSCIKTEDGLKQLHKCTAEIPSNGAGAPADHEPCLVLTGHV; the protein is encoded by the exons ATGGCCACCAGGCGTTTAACCGACGCTTTCTTGTTGTTGCGGAATAATTCCATCCAAAACCGGCAGCTGTTAGCCGAGCAAGTGAGTAGTCACACCACCTCCAGCCCTCTGCATTCACGTAGCATTGCTGCG GAGCTGGATGAG CTTGCTGATGATCGTATGGCTCTGGTGTCAGGCATTAGCTTAGACCCAGAAGCAGCCATTGGTGTGACCAAACTGTCACCTCCGAAATGGGTGGATGGAGTGGCTGAA ATCCAGTACGATGTTGGCCGGATTAAGCAGAAGATGAAGGAATTAGCCAGTCTTCATGACCGGCATTTGAACAGACCCACCCTGGATGACAGCAGTGACCAGGAGCACGCCATTGAAATAACCACGCAGGAGATCACTCAG CTCTTCCACAGGTGCCAGCGTGCAGTGCAGGCGCTGCCCAGCCGGGCCCGCCGGGCATGCTCAGAGCCGGAGGAACGGCTGCTCCGCAACGTGGGGGCCGCCCTGGCCCAGGCTGTGCAGGAGCTGTCGGTCAGCTTCCGGTGCGCGCAGTCCGCCTACCTCCGAC GCCTGAAGAATCGAGAGGAAAGATCCCAGCATTTTTTTGATACATCAGTACCACTAATGGACGATGGAGACGATAATACTCTTTATGATCGG GGTTTTACAGATGACCAGCTAGTGCTGGTGGAACAGAACACACTGATGGTGGAGGAGAGGGAGCGGGAGATTCGCCAGATCGTGCAGTCTATTTCTGAcctcaatgaaatatttagggaCTTAGGAGCCATGATTGTAGAACAG GGTACAGTCCTTGATAGAATTGACTATAATGTTGAACAGTCCTGTATCAAAACTGAAGATGGCTTGAAACAGCTTCACAAG TGCACTGCAGAAATCCCCAGCAACGGTGCAGGCGCCCCAGCAGATCACGAACCCTGTCTTG TTCTCACAGGTCATGTTTAA